In the genome of Caldilineales bacterium, the window TGTGCCGGTGGCGTGGCTGGAAGGGCGGGCAGAATGGCGTTTCGAGATCGGCGGGGTGGGGATCGACGGCTTCCACAACACCTATGGCCGGGTCGAGGTGAATCAGGCGGTGGTCTTGGGCGGCAGCGAGGGGTTGATCGAGGTGGCGGTGCGCAACAACCATGCCGGGGCCGTTTTGGGGCTGGGGACGGGCGCACGCTTCAGCGCCCAGTCAACGTTAGGAAACAGTAAGGAATGAGTCAAACAAGATCGTGAAGAATGGCGCGAGAATGGGGCTATGAGCGATTTCTTTATCATCGAAGGCGGCCGGCCTCTTCAGGGCGAGGTGCGGCCGGCCGGCAACAAAAACGCCGCCCTGCCCATGCTCGCCGCCTGCCTGCTGACCGACCAGCCTGTGACGCTGCACAATGTCCCCCGCATCGGTGATGTGGGCATCCTCTTGGAATTGCTGAAACATCTGGGCGTGCGCGTGCTGGCCAACGGCGGCAGCTCGATCACCGTCCAGGCCGACCAGGTGACTTCGCAAAACCTGTCGCCCGAACTCTGTCAGAAAGTGCGGGCCTCGATCCTGCTGGCAGGGCCGTTGTTGGGGCGGTCGGGCCAGGTCGAACTGCCTCCGCCCGGCGGCGATGTCATCGGCCGGCGCCGCATCGACACCCACCTGCTGGCTTTCGAGCACCTGGGCGCCCAGGTGGAGGTCGATCCCGGCAACCATCTCATCCGCATCCATAGCCATGACCCTCGCGGCCTCCACCCCGCCGACATCCTCCTGGACGAGGCCAGCGTCACCGCTACCGAAAACGCCCTCATGGCCGCCGCCGCCATCCGCGGGCGCACGGTCATCCGCAATGCCGCCTCCGAGCCGCATGTGCAGAACCTGTGTCAGATGCTGTGTGGCATGGGCGCGCAGATCGACGGCATCGGCAGCAATTGCCTGACCATCCAGGGCGATGGGCATCTGCACGGCGGGGAATTCACCATTTGGCCGGACCTGATCGAGGTCGGGTCGTTCCTGGGCTTGGGGGCCGTCACCCCCGGCGAGTTGCGGATCAAAGGCGTGAACCCGAGCGATTTACGCATGGTGTTGCATGTCTTCCAACAGCGGC includes:
- the murA gene encoding UDP-N-acetylglucosamine 1-carboxyvinyltransferase — encoded protein: MSDFFIIEGGRPLQGEVRPAGNKNAALPMLAACLLTDQPVTLHNVPRIGDVGILLELLKHLGVRVLANGGSSITVQADQVTSQNLSPELCQKVRASILLAGPLLGRSGQVELPPPGGDVIGRRRIDTHLLAFEHLGAQVEVDPGNHLIRIHSHDPRGLHPADILLDEASVTATENALMAAAAIRGRTVIRNAASEPHVQNLCQMLCGMGAQIDGIGSNCLTIQGDGHLHGGEFTIWPDLIEVGSFLGLGAVTPGELRIKGVNPSDLRMVLHVFQQRLGVNCWLEEDDLVVGEQQELRVAADVGGAVPKIDDGPWPHFPADLLSVALVAATQAQGTVLIHEKMFESRLFFVDKLITMGARIILCDPHRAVVVGPSRLYGQSLSSPDIRAGMALVMAALAAEGVSTIANVNQIDRGYERLEEKLLALGAAIERRKAAGPVSG